In Streptomyces sp. NBC_01717, one DNA window encodes the following:
- a CDS encoding DUF4097 family beta strand repeat-containing protein, translated as MQKFDTPTPISAVLDIPAGRIRLIAADRADTVVEVLPADASKGRDVKAAEQTTVEYGDGVLRIAASAKNQILGPSGSVAVAIQLPAGSRVEAKAAGAELRAVGRFGDIAFEGAHGSVKIDEAARVRLTAAAGDVSIGRLGGPAEISTKKGDIRIAEAVGGTVVLHTEVGEISVGAAHGVSASLDAGTAYGRIHNALENTDGAAAGLHIRATTAHGDIVARSL; from the coding sequence ATGCAGAAGTTCGACACCCCCACCCCGATCTCAGCCGTCCTGGACATCCCTGCGGGACGCATCCGGCTCATCGCCGCCGATCGGGCCGACACCGTGGTCGAGGTGCTGCCTGCGGATGCCTCGAAGGGCCGCGACGTGAAGGCGGCGGAGCAGACCACGGTCGAATACGGCGACGGCGTGCTGCGGATCGCGGCCTCGGCGAAGAACCAGATACTCGGCCCCTCCGGATCCGTCGCGGTGGCTATCCAGCTGCCCGCCGGTTCCCGCGTCGAGGCGAAGGCGGCCGGCGCCGAACTGCGGGCTGTCGGACGGTTCGGCGATATCGCCTTTGAGGGCGCCCACGGCTCGGTCAAGATCGACGAGGCCGCGAGAGTCCGCCTGACTGCCGCCGCCGGTGACGTATCCATCGGCCGCCTGGGCGGCCCCGCTGAGATCAGCACCAAGAAGGGCGACATCCGGATCGCCGAGGCCGTGGGCGGCACGGTCGTGCTGCACACCGAGGTCGGCGAGATCTCGGTCGGTGCCGCCCACGGAGTCTCCGCCTCCCTCGATGCCGGCACCGCCTACGGCCGAATTCACAACGCGCTCGAGAACACCGACGGCGCCGCCGCCGGCCTGCACATCCGCGCGACCACCGCCCACGGCGACATCGTCGCCCGCAGCCTCTAA
- a CDS encoding LysR family transcriptional regulator, with protein sequence MELRDIGIFLTLAEEPHFGRTAERLHVTPSRVSHAIKKQERRIGAPLFERTSRTVRLTPLGQQLRDDLLPAHQRIQQAVDRAAAEARTGSGTLRAGCTTPWCADLLLRAADIFRGRHAGWTVGVREIQFNDLYGSLHRDELDLQLIEFPVHEAGTAAGPVLFRERRALMVPAPHPLARRESVSLEDLADVPLITLDHKLPKPVADIHFPPRTPMGRPVPRGPSYTFWPEVPALVAAGLGASIVAARAARYHNRPGIAFIPFRDGPTLDYGVLLHADKQAPLVPAFVDLLRELADSDGGE encoded by the coding sequence ATGGAACTGCGCGACATCGGGATATTCCTGACGCTGGCGGAGGAACCGCACTTCGGACGCACCGCCGAGCGACTGCACGTCACCCCGTCCCGGGTCAGCCACGCCATCAAGAAGCAAGAACGCCGCATCGGCGCCCCGCTCTTCGAGCGGACCTCACGCACGGTCCGCCTCACCCCGCTCGGCCAGCAGCTCCGGGACGACCTGCTGCCTGCCCACCAGCGGATCCAGCAGGCCGTCGACCGGGCCGCGGCCGAAGCGCGGACCGGCTCCGGCACGCTGCGCGCCGGCTGCACCACCCCCTGGTGCGCCGACCTGCTGCTGCGGGCCGCCGATATCTTCCGCGGCCGGCATGCCGGATGGACCGTGGGTGTCCGGGAGATTCAGTTCAACGACCTGTACGGCTCGCTGCACCGCGACGAACTCGACCTGCAGCTCATTGAATTCCCCGTGCACGAAGCCGGCACCGCGGCCGGGCCCGTGCTGTTCCGCGAGCGCCGGGCGCTGATGGTCCCGGCCCCCCACCCCCTGGCCCGCCGCGAGAGCGTGTCGCTGGAGGACCTGGCCGACGTGCCGCTGATCACCCTGGACCACAAGCTCCCGAAACCCGTGGCGGACATCCACTTTCCCCCTCGTACGCCGATGGGCCGCCCCGTCCCTCGCGGCCCGTCCTACACCTTCTGGCCCGAGGTCCCCGCCCTGGTCGCCGCGGGTCTCGGTGCCTCCATCGTGGCGGCCCGTGCCGCCCGCTACCACAACCGGCCCGGCATCGCCTTCATCCCCTTCCGGGACGGGCCGACCTTGGACTACGGCGTGCTGTTGCACGCCGACAAGCAGGCGCCGCTCGTTCCGGCGTTCGTCGACCTGCTCCGCGAGCTCGCCGACTCGGACGGCGGTGAGTGA
- a CDS encoding LysR family transcriptional regulator: protein MTRSIGQALVADFGDGELCGVLVDRGMPTANVATMARPVSRATRLLAFDRSDSSRAVDAGFRPTESWLALAMRMRQDPELMTPRQSRPTHLANLDLNLLVTLRALLRERNVTRAARNLGVTQPAVSASLSRLRRHFADELLVRVQGTYVLTPLAAQLAGQVETVCAAAERLFATGTAFDPATTQREFTLLMADYPATVLGPALSRLFDSDAPHAALHLQLVRETLGSGAGDTIRLVDGLVSPSLGHFRTPGVGSVPLFRDRWVCLVSTGHPLCEAGAFGIEDLARLPWVVPYHRDDGYPSAAPATRQLTALGIRPRIAVRVESYRAVPDFIAGTRRVALIPERLTARLPSAHGLRTLDCPVPLDSLEEHLWWDASHDEDPAHSWLRELVARAADSLGP, encoded by the coding sequence GTGACGCGATCCATCGGGCAGGCCCTGGTCGCAGACTTCGGTGACGGCGAACTGTGTGGTGTTCTCGTCGACCGGGGAATGCCGACGGCGAATGTGGCGACGATGGCTCGGCCAGTCAGTCGCGCGACCAGGCTTCTCGCCTTCGATCGCAGTGACTCCAGCCGGGCGGTCGACGCGGGATTCCGGCCAACGGAATCATGGCTGGCCCTGGCGATGCGTATGCGGCAGGATCCCGAGCTCATGACCCCACGGCAGTCCCGTCCCACACACCTCGCCAACCTCGACCTCAACCTCCTGGTCACGCTCCGCGCACTGCTGCGCGAGCGGAACGTCACCCGTGCCGCCCGCAACCTCGGCGTCACCCAGCCGGCCGTCAGCGCCTCGCTGTCCCGGCTGCGCCGGCACTTCGCGGACGAGTTGCTCGTCAGGGTCCAGGGCACCTACGTGCTGACGCCGCTCGCCGCGCAGCTCGCCGGTCAGGTCGAGACGGTGTGCGCTGCGGCGGAGCGGCTCTTCGCGACGGGCACGGCGTTCGATCCGGCCACCACACAGCGGGAGTTCACGCTGCTGATGGCCGACTATCCGGCAACCGTTCTCGGCCCCGCGCTCTCGCGGCTGTTCGACAGCGACGCACCGCACGCGGCGCTTCATCTCCAGCTCGTCCGGGAGACTCTGGGCAGCGGTGCGGGCGACACGATTCGCCTCGTCGACGGTCTGGTGTCCCCGTCTCTCGGCCACTTTCGCACCCCGGGGGTCGGGTCGGTTCCGCTCTTCCGCGACCGGTGGGTCTGCCTGGTGTCCACCGGTCATCCGCTGTGCGAGGCCGGGGCATTCGGCATCGAGGACCTGGCACGGCTGCCGTGGGTGGTGCCCTACCACCGGGACGACGGCTACCCCTCGGCCGCTCCGGCGACCCGGCAGCTGACCGCACTGGGCATCCGGCCGCGGATCGCCGTACGCGTGGAGAGCTATCGGGCCGTACCCGACTTCATCGCCGGCACGCGGAGGGTGGCGCTCATCCCGGAGCGGCTCACCGCGCGGCTGCCGTCGGCTCACGGACTGCGCACGCTCGACTGTCCGGTACCGCTCGATTCGCTCGAGGAGCACCTGTGGTGGGACGCGAGCCACGACGAGGACCCGGCGCACAGCTGGCTGCGTGAACTGGTGGCCCGGGCAGCGGACAGCCTCGGACCATAA
- a CDS encoding Na(+)/H(+) antiporter subunit B, protein MTDGLIVISLFLVATTATAAVAVRDPARQALVLSVLGLALAVLFTVLQAPDVALSQLAVGSALTPLLILLSVRKVRRRGQRDEGGR, encoded by the coding sequence GTGACTGACGGCCTCATCGTGATCTCCCTGTTCCTGGTCGCGACCACCGCGACGGCCGCCGTGGCGGTCCGTGATCCGGCCCGTCAGGCTCTGGTTCTCTCGGTGCTCGGTCTGGCGCTCGCGGTGCTGTTCACCGTCCTCCAGGCGCCGGACGTCGCCCTGTCACAGCTGGCGGTGGGCTCGGCACTGACCCCGTTGCTGATCCTTCTGTCCGTCCGGAAAGTACGCCGCCGTGGCCAGCGCGACGAAGGCGGCCGATGA
- a CDS encoding ATP-binding cassette domain-containing protein: protein MTNPAITANGLRKSYGDKVVLDGIDLTVPEGTIFSLLGPNGAGKTTAVKILSTLISADAGSGEIRVGGHDLTADPQAVRAAIGVTGQFSAVDGLITGEENMLLMADLHHLSKSEGRRTAAELLERFDLVEAAKKPASTYSGGMKRRLDIAMTLVGNPRIIFLDEPTTGLDPRSRHNMWGIIRELVSDGVTVFLTTQYLEEADELADRIAVLNNGRIAAEGTAEELKRIVPGGHVRLRFTDPTAYQSAAAALREATRDDEALALQIPSGGSQRELRSILDWLDAAGIEADELTVHTPDLDDVFFALTGGTDPQPGQSSLPSQPKEAVR, encoded by the coding sequence ATGACCAACCCGGCCATCACGGCGAACGGGCTGCGCAAGTCCTACGGCGACAAGGTCGTGCTCGACGGCATCGACCTGACCGTCCCCGAAGGAACGATCTTCTCCCTGCTCGGCCCGAACGGCGCCGGCAAGACCACCGCCGTCAAGATCCTCTCCACTCTGATCAGCGCCGACGCCGGCTCCGGCGAGATCCGCGTCGGCGGCCACGACCTCACCGCCGACCCCCAGGCGGTCCGCGCCGCGATCGGCGTCACCGGACAGTTCTCCGCCGTCGACGGGCTGATCACCGGCGAGGAGAACATGCTCCTGATGGCGGACCTGCACCACCTGTCCAAGAGCGAGGGGCGGCGCACCGCCGCCGAACTCCTCGAGCGCTTCGACCTGGTGGAGGCGGCGAAGAAGCCCGCCTCCACCTACTCCGGCGGCATGAAGCGCCGCCTGGACATCGCGATGACGCTGGTCGGCAACCCGCGGATCATCTTCCTCGACGAGCCGACCACCGGCCTCGACCCGCGCAGCCGCCACAACATGTGGGGGATCATCCGTGAGCTGGTCTCCGACGGCGTCACGGTCTTCCTCACCACCCAGTACCTGGAGGAGGCCGACGAGCTCGCCGATCGTATCGCGGTCCTCAACAACGGCAGGATCGCCGCCGAGGGCACCGCCGAGGAGCTCAAGCGGATCGTCCCCGGCGGCCACGTGCGACTCCGGTTCACCGACCCGACCGCGTACCAGTCCGCCGCCGCCGCGCTGCGCGAGGCCACCAGGGACGACGAGGCGCTCGCGCTGCAGATCCCCAGCGGCGGCAGCCAGCGCGAACTGCGCTCCATCCTCGACTGGCTGGACGCGGCCGGAATCGAGGCGGACGAGCTGACCGTGCACACCCCCGACCTCGACGACGTGTTCTTCGCCCTGACCGGCGGCACCGACCCACAGCCCGGCCAGTCCAGCCTGCCCAGCCAGCCCAAGGAGGCTGTCCGATGA
- a CDS encoding ABC transporter permease → MSSLSLTVRDSSTMLRRNLLHARRYPSLTLNLLLTPIVLLLLFVYIFGDVMSAGIGGADRSAYIAYLVPGLLLMTIGSTTIGTAVSVSNDMTEGIIARFRTMAIHRGSVIIGHVIGSVLQSVVSVVLVGAVGVAIGFRSTDATALEWLAAFGLLVLFALALTWIAVGMGMVSPNAEAASNNAMPLIFLPLISSAFVPVDAMPGWFQPIAEYQPFTPAIETLRGLLLGSEIGNNGWLAVAWCLGLAVLGYFWSKAVFNRDSK, encoded by the coding sequence ATGAGCTCCCTGTCCCTCACCGTGCGCGACTCGTCCACGATGCTGCGCCGCAACCTCCTGCACGCGCGCCGCTACCCGTCCCTGACGCTGAACCTGCTGCTCACGCCGATCGTGCTGCTGCTGCTCTTCGTCTACATCTTCGGCGATGTGATGAGCGCGGGCATCGGCGGCGCCGACCGCTCCGCGTACATCGCCTACCTCGTGCCGGGCCTCCTGCTGATGACCATCGGCAGTACCACGATCGGGACCGCGGTGTCCGTCTCCAACGACATGACCGAGGGCATCATCGCCCGCTTCCGCACGATGGCGATCCACCGCGGGTCGGTGATCATCGGGCACGTCATCGGCAGCGTGCTGCAGTCGGTCGTGAGCGTGGTGCTCGTGGGCGCTGTCGGCGTGGCCATCGGCTTCCGCTCCACGGACGCCACGGCCTTGGAGTGGCTCGCGGCTTTCGGGCTGCTCGTGCTCTTCGCCCTGGCGCTCACCTGGATCGCGGTCGGGATGGGCATGGTCAGCCCGAACGCCGAGGCGGCCAGCAACAACGCGATGCCGCTGATCTTCCTCCCGCTCATCTCCAGCGCCTTCGTCCCGGTCGACGCGATGCCGGGCTGGTTCCAGCCGATCGCCGAGTACCAGCCCTTCACCCCGGCCATCGAGACCCTGCGCGGGCTGCTGCTCGGTAGCGAGATCGGCAACAATGGGTGGCTCGCGGTGGCCTGGTGCCTGGGTCTCGCGGTGCTCGGCTACTTCTGGTCGAAGGCGGTCTTCAACCGCGATTCGAAGTAG
- a CDS encoding FAD-dependent oxidoreductase, translated as MPHALTELKVHTVTKQTGTASHQLDADVCVVGAGVSGISAAIESAQLGRDVVLVDSLPVLGGQMVNSLIGLFCGVYGNGPGYRQLTHGIFDGIFADLDASGDLHTNRGHTITVTYDEVALGRWVERRIRELGIRVVLGASITGVERDGRRIAAVSFATRHGTVRVTAPGFVDATGDAALAWEAGLACRVPERTIYGSQQIVLEHLHEEHQPGREELAEQVHAKAPEWGLVRRDGLAFFFPGRNTAVLNMTHIPAPLDPVEASAAQLDGREQADRVVEFLRAEFPKAFGEAKVRSYGLPGRRQTRWIKGSHQLSLDEVRAGTRFEDAVARTAWPIELHDRADGYVWETFDADHVHYVPLRSLLSPDCDNLVAAGRCADGDAAALSSVRVMGPCAAMGAGAAHALDLAGRDGSVHGIDLAALRARLAANVDD; from the coding sequence ATGCCCCATGCCCTGACCGAGCTGAAAGTCCATACCGTCACCAAGCAGACCGGTACGGCGAGCCATCAACTCGACGCCGATGTCTGCGTGGTGGGGGCGGGGGTCTCCGGAATCTCCGCCGCGATCGAGAGCGCGCAGCTCGGGCGGGACGTCGTCCTCGTGGACAGTCTGCCCGTGCTCGGTGGGCAGATGGTGAACTCGCTGATCGGACTGTTCTGCGGGGTGTACGGAAACGGGCCCGGCTACCGGCAGCTCACCCACGGCATCTTCGACGGAATCTTCGCCGACCTGGATGCTTCCGGCGATCTGCACACCAACCGTGGCCACACCATCACCGTCACCTATGACGAGGTGGCGCTGGGCCGGTGGGTGGAGCGGCGGATCCGGGAACTGGGCATCCGTGTCGTCCTCGGGGCCTCGATCACCGGTGTGGAGCGGGACGGTCGGCGCATCGCGGCGGTGTCCTTCGCCACCCGGCACGGAACCGTGCGGGTCACCGCGCCCGGCTTCGTCGACGCCACCGGCGACGCGGCGCTTGCCTGGGAGGCTGGGCTGGCCTGCCGCGTGCCGGAACGAACCATCTACGGATCGCAGCAGATCGTCCTGGAGCACCTGCACGAGGAGCATCAGCCGGGCCGTGAGGAGCTTGCCGAGCAGGTCCACGCCAAGGCGCCCGAATGGGGACTGGTCCGCCGCGACGGGCTCGCCTTCTTCTTCCCCGGACGGAACACCGCCGTCCTCAACATGACCCACATACCGGCCCCGCTCGACCCGGTCGAGGCGTCTGCCGCCCAGCTCGACGGCCGTGAACAGGCCGACCGGGTGGTCGAGTTCCTGCGTGCGGAATTCCCGAAGGCCTTCGGCGAGGCGAAAGTCCGCTCGTACGGTCTCCCGGGAAGGCGGCAGACCCGCTGGATCAAGGGCAGCCACCAGCTGTCGCTCGACGAGGTGAGGGCCGGAACCCGCTTCGAGGACGCGGTCGCCCGCACCGCCTGGCCCATCGAGCTGCACGACCGTGCGGACGGGTACGTCTGGGAGACCTTCGACGCCGACCACGTCCACTACGTACCACTGCGCTCCCTGCTCTCCCCGGACTGCGACAACCTCGTGGCCGCCGGACGCTGCGCCGACGGCGATGCGGCGGCCCTCTCCAGCGTGCGCGTCATGGGTCCCTGCGCGGCCATGGGGGCGGGCGCCGCCCACGCCCTGGATCTCGCCGGACGCGATGGCAGCGTGCACGGGATCGACCTCGCAGCCCTCCGCGCCCGCCTCGCCGCAAACGTCGACGACTGA
- a CDS encoding LysR family transcriptional regulator yields MELRDIEIFLTLAEELHFGRTAERLHVTPSRVSHAIKKQERRIGAPLFERTSRTVRLTPAGEQLSLALRPAYRLLIDGIEEVSVSVRGSGGTLTLGTMGPQSWMIREIIEHFQTRHPAVRLVHRELSTVDPLTPLRSGEIDVAHVWLPVREPDITVGPITHTSPIMLFMAATHPYADRESVCLEDYGELTFLAHRSPIPASMEEVFQPFRTPSGRPIARGPEVAEWDDILKVVSAGQAVAATAAEAARFYPWPNLVYLPVRDATPCRWAFAWRTDDHNPLIRALADAATEE; encoded by the coding sequence ATGGAACTGCGTGATATCGAGATCTTCCTGACGCTGGCGGAGGAGCTGCACTTCGGGCGCACCGCCGAGCGGCTGCACGTCACCCCGTCCCGGGTCAGCCACGCCATCAAGAAGCAAGAACGCCGCATCGGCGCCCCTCTGTTCGAGCGGACCTCCCGCACGGTCCGCCTCACCCCGGCCGGTGAGCAACTCTCCCTGGCCCTCCGGCCTGCCTATCGGCTGCTTATCGACGGGATCGAGGAGGTGTCGGTGTCCGTCCGGGGCTCGGGCGGCACGCTCACGCTCGGTACCATGGGCCCGCAGAGCTGGATGATCCGCGAGATCATCGAACACTTCCAGACCCGTCATCCGGCCGTGCGGCTGGTCCACAGAGAGCTGAGCACCGTCGATCCGCTCACGCCGCTGCGATCGGGCGAGATCGACGTGGCGCACGTGTGGCTGCCGGTGCGCGAGCCCGACATCACCGTCGGCCCGATCACCCACACCTCGCCGATCATGCTGTTCATGGCCGCCACCCACCCGTACGCCGACCGCGAGTCGGTCTGCCTGGAGGACTACGGTGAGCTGACCTTCCTGGCCCACCGGTCGCCGATCCCGGCCTCCATGGAGGAGGTCTTCCAGCCCTTCCGCACCCCCTCGGGACGCCCCATCGCCCGCGGCCCGGAGGTCGCCGAATGGGACGACATACTCAAGGTGGTCAGCGCCGGGCAGGCCGTCGCCGCCACCGCCGCCGAGGCCGCCCGCTTCTACCCCTGGCCCAACCTGGTCTACCTCCCCGTCCGCGATGCGACGCCCTGCCGCTGGGCGTTCGCCTGGCGCACCGACGACCACAACCCCCTGATTCGTGCCCTCGCCGATGCCGCCACCGAGGAATGA
- a CDS encoding DUF4287 domain-containing protein, whose protein sequence is MTEAVKGPASYFPSIEKKYGRPIAEWKDIIRSSPLTRHMELVSWLKTGHGLGHGHANALVAHTLAEDAGK, encoded by the coding sequence ATGACTGAAGCCGTGAAGGGCCCTGCCAGCTACTTCCCTTCGATCGAGAAGAAGTACGGCCGTCCGATAGCCGAGTGGAAGGACATCATCCGCTCCTCACCCTTGACCAGGCATATGGAACTCGTCTCCTGGCTCAAAACCGGGCACGGGCTCGGGCACGGTCACGCAAACGCCCTTGTCGCGCACACCCTTGCCGAGGACGCCGGGAAGTGA
- a CDS encoding monovalent cation/H+ antiporter complex subunit F — MNAWLACASVLLVAGLFPVVWGVATGSLGRRVVAQNFGTSVVCLVMLLLAQGYDRPAYTDLALVLAVLGPVGTLVYARLLADELGESPPKAQLPTVLAAAATVPVVIASCVAAGPGRAAVKLVVVGVLLVAGNVISSRTLSGAYVEPSEARRD, encoded by the coding sequence GTGAACGCATGGCTCGCGTGCGCATCCGTACTCCTGGTAGCAGGTCTCTTCCCTGTCGTGTGGGGTGTGGCGACCGGATCGCTCGGGCGCAGGGTCGTCGCCCAGAACTTCGGCACCTCGGTGGTCTGTCTGGTCATGCTGCTGCTCGCCCAGGGATACGACCGCCCCGCCTACACAGATCTCGCTCTGGTCCTCGCCGTGCTGGGCCCCGTCGGCACGCTCGTGTACGCACGGCTGCTCGCCGACGAACTGGGCGAGTCCCCGCCAAAGGCACAGCTGCCGACCGTGCTGGCGGCCGCAGCGACCGTGCCGGTCGTGATCGCGTCGTGCGTGGCCGCCGGCCCGGGGCGGGCGGCGGTGAAACTCGTGGTCGTGGGAGTTCTGCTCGTCGCCGGAAACGTGATTTCCTCACGGACACTGTCCGGCGCCTACGTGGAGCCGAGCGAGGCCCGACGTGACTGA